The Hoeflea sp. 108 genome window below encodes:
- the traG gene encoding Ti-type conjugative transfer system protein TraG has translation MAGKTKLKPALLWAIVPAVVTAMTLAITSYRWQAMAGGFSPANAYWFLRSAPVPNLLFGPIAGLITVFALPMHRRRPVAMVSLICFLGVAGFYALREYARLSPSVESGSVTWDEVLSYLDFFAVIAAAVGFVIVAISARISVVVSDPVKRAKRGTFGDADWLTMSAAAKLFPPDGEIVVGERYRVDKETIRDVPFDPADRETWGSGGTAPLLTYKQDFDSTHMLFFAGSGGFKTTSNVVPTALRYTGPLICLDPSTEVAPMVVEHRTQKLGRECMVLDPTNPVTGFNVLDWIETSKHKEEDIVAVAHMLLSESARFESSTGSYFQNQAHNLLTGLLAHVVLSPEYAGRRNLRSLRQIVSEPEPSVLAMLRDIQETSASAFIRETLGVFTNMTEQTFSGVYSTASKDTQWLSLDDYAALVCGRTFKSSDIVSGKKDVFLNIPAAILRSYPGIGRVIIGSLINAMTQADGAFERRALFMLDEVDLLGYMRVLEEARDRGRKYGITLMLMYQSVGQLERHFGKDGATSWIDGCAFASYAAIKALDTARNVSAQCGEMTVEVQGKSRNVGWSNSNGGMRKSESLNLQRRPLIMPHEITQQMRKDEQIIIVQGHDPIRCGRAIYFRRKDMDAQAGPNRFVKAS, from the coding sequence ATGGCGGGAAAGACGAAACTGAAGCCGGCGCTGTTATGGGCAATCGTGCCTGCCGTCGTGACAGCGATGACCCTGGCGATCACATCGTACAGATGGCAGGCAATGGCGGGCGGGTTCTCGCCTGCCAATGCCTATTGGTTCTTACGCTCAGCACCCGTTCCCAATCTGCTCTTCGGTCCGATCGCGGGATTGATCACTGTCTTCGCGCTGCCGATGCACCGCCGCCGGCCGGTGGCGATGGTCAGCCTGATCTGCTTTCTCGGGGTCGCCGGCTTTTACGCTTTGCGCGAATATGCGCGGCTGTCCCCATCCGTCGAGAGCGGCTCGGTGACCTGGGACGAGGTGCTGTCCTATCTCGACTTCTTCGCCGTCATTGCTGCGGCCGTCGGTTTCGTCATCGTCGCGATATCGGCGCGGATATCGGTCGTCGTGTCCGATCCGGTGAAGCGCGCCAAGCGCGGAACCTTCGGTGATGCCGATTGGCTCACCATGTCGGCCGCCGCAAAGCTGTTTCCGCCAGACGGCGAGATCGTCGTCGGCGAACGTTACCGCGTCGACAAGGAAACGATCCGCGACGTGCCGTTCGATCCGGCCGACCGCGAGACATGGGGAAGCGGCGGCACCGCGCCGCTGCTCACCTATAAGCAGGATTTCGATTCCACCCATATGCTGTTCTTCGCCGGCTCAGGCGGATTCAAGACCACCAGCAATGTGGTGCCGACGGCGTTGCGCTATACCGGCCCCCTGATCTGCCTCGATCCCTCGACCGAGGTCGCACCGATGGTTGTCGAGCACCGCACCCAAAAGCTCGGGCGCGAATGCATGGTTCTCGATCCGACAAATCCGGTGACGGGTTTCAACGTGCTCGACTGGATCGAAACGTCAAAACACAAGGAGGAGGATATCGTCGCGGTAGCCCACATGCTGCTGTCGGAAAGCGCGCGCTTCGAATCCTCGACCGGTAGCTATTTCCAGAACCAGGCGCACAACCTTCTGACGGGGTTGCTGGCCCATGTGGTGCTCTCTCCGGAATATGCCGGCCGACGGAACCTGCGCAGTTTGCGCCAGATCGTCTCCGAGCCGGAACCCTCGGTGCTCGCCATGCTGCGCGATATTCAGGAGACATCGGCGTCTGCGTTCATCCGCGAAACGCTCGGCGTCTTCACCAACATGACCGAGCAGACATTCTCCGGCGTGTACTCCACGGCGTCGAAGGATACGCAGTGGCTGTCGCTCGACGATTACGCCGCACTGGTCTGCGGGCGAACGTTCAAATCGAGCGATATCGTCTCAGGCAAAAAGGACGTGTTCCTGAACATCCCGGCGGCGATCCTGCGGTCTTATCCCGGCATCGGCAGGGTGATCATCGGCTCACTGATCAATGCCATGACGCAAGCCGACGGCGCGTTCGAACGCCGCGCCCTCTTCATGTTGGATGAGGTGGACTTGCTCGGCTATATGCGCGTTCTCGAAGAGGCGCGTGATCGCGGCCGCAAATATGGCATCACCCTGATGCTCATGTACCAATCGGTTGGTCAGCTCGAACGGCATTTCGGGAAAGATGGCGCGACGTCATGGATTGATGGCTGCGCCTTCGCCTCCTATGCCGCGATCAAAGCACTCGACACGGCGCGCAACGTCTCCGCCCAATGCGGTGAGATGACCGTTGAGGTTCAGGGGAAATCTCGCAATGTCGGGTGGAGCAATTCGAACGGCGGAATGCGGAAGTCGGAAAGCCTGAACCTGCAACGCCGACCGCTGATCATGCCCCACGAAATCACGCAACAGATGCGCAAGGACGAGCAGATCATCATCGTGCAGGGCCATGATCCGATCCGCTGCGGGCGGGCGATCTACTTCCGGAGAAAGGACATGGATGCGCAGGCTGGTCCAAACAGGTTCGTCAAGGCGAGTTGA
- a CDS encoding conjugal transfer protein TraD, with product MSSTLSSRRSPRDFAKAPRGLQAHLLKRLDRRIVALERKRRQTMTEDRKKDAREKITLGGLVVKAGLRQADRAFLLGVLLEAATVRVGSPEHHRLKAKGGMAFQRDRMKDAEAADAGSPVSDDSEKANGD from the coding sequence ATGAGCTCGACGCTGTCTTCGAGGAGATCGCCGCGCGATTTCGCAAAAGCGCCAAGGGGCCTTCAGGCGCATCTGCTTAAGCGCCTCGATCGGCGGATTGTGGCCCTGGAACGAAAGCGGCGGCAGACGATGACAGAGGATCGCAAGAAAGACGCGCGCGAGAAGATCACGCTCGGCGGATTGGTGGTGAAGGCCGGGCTGCGACAGGCCGACCGGGCGTTCCTGCTCGGTGTCCTGTTGGAAGCCGCGACCGTACGCGTCGGATCGCCCGAGCATCATCGGCTGAAAGCAAAAGGCGGCATGGCGTTCCAACGCGACCGCATGAAGGACGCCGAAGCGGCGGATGCGGGATCGCCCGTCTCCGACGATTCCGAGAAGGCCAACGGCGACTAA
- a CDS encoding TraC family protein, whose product MRAKSSISEIDAQIDKLREKRRGILAKANERFARAAAKAGLAEMDIPDNELDAVFEEIAARFRKSAKGPSGASA is encoded by the coding sequence ATGCGCGCTAAATCATCGATTTCAGAGATTGACGCCCAGATAGATAAACTACGCGAAAAACGCCGTGGAATCCTCGCCAAGGCCAATGAGCGCTTCGCGCGCGCGGCGGCCAAGGCAGGACTGGCCGAGATGGATATTCCCGACAATGAGCTCGACGCTGTCTTCGAGGAGATCGCCGCGCGATTTCGCAAAAGCGCCAAGGGGCCTTCAGGCGCATCTGCTTAA
- the traA gene encoding Ti-type conjugative transfer relaxase TraA yields MAIMFVRAQVISRGAGRSVVSAAAYRHRTRMDEEQTGMSFRYEGGKAELVHEELALPDQTPAWLRTMIDGRTIAGASEVLWNAVDTFEKRVDAQLAREMIFALPEELSKAENIALVREFVRDHLTSKGMVADWVYHDKDGNPHIHLMTTLRPLTDDGFGNKKVAVLGDDGKPLRVVTPDRPKGKIVYRLWAGDKDTMKAWKIGWAETANKHLALAGHDIRLDGRSYAEQGLDGIAQSHLGPAKAALARKGREMYFAPAALAKRQEMADRLADEPGLLLKQLSRERSTFDEREIAKALHRYVDDPAVFANIHAQLMASSDLVTLKPQQIDSDTGKVADVAVFTTRAMLRTEYDMAQSARELSRRSGFTVTSEKVGNAIRLVESRDPEKPFRLDAEQVDAVRHVTGDSAISAVVGLAGAGKSTLLDAARIAWEADDRRVVGAALAGKAAEGLEESSGIKSRTLASWELGWADGRDTLQKGDVLVIDEAGMVSSEQLARVLKIVEDAGAKAVLVGDPMQLQPIQAGAAFRAIVERIGFAELTGVRRQREQWARGASRLFARGKVEEALDAYAQHDRIVQLETRDAVIERIVEDWGQARADYRKKAESESRVLTGSELLVLAQTNDDVGKLNHAIRTVMRRQEALGEDRAYQTERGARQFAIGDRLIFLENARFFEKRAEHLAVQQVKNGMLGTVVRTTNERGETLLTVKLDAGREVTFGQDTYRNVDHGYAATVHKSQGATVDRTLVLATGMMDQHLAYVAMSRHRDRADLYMAHEDFAPREKWGRAQRVDHAAGVTGQLVETGEAKFRPNDEDAKESPYADVKTDDGVVHRVWGVSLPKAIEKGSVEIGDTVTLRKDGVEHVTVKIPVVDPETGKKTFEEREVERNVWTAERAETADVRQERLAQESHRPELFKSLVERLSRSGAKTTTLDYESEAGYQAQIVDFARRRNMDHAIELAAGMEQGMERRLSWIGAQRDRVARLWERASVALGFAIEKERSVSYDDRAVRTQTVDPAYVGVSGIAPAQIGAAAEQTRYLLAPQASFIRSLDEDARIEHLASARWKEREAILLPVLERIYRNPAAALDRLNAEASAFEVEPRQLGEKLARSPSMLGAMRGSDSLVDGQIARKERAEAVAAVAELGPLARSHAENFKHDRANFENREHARRAAMALSVPALSPHAVARLNEVEAVREKGGEGAYKTAFAYAASERSLVQEMKALGEALTARFGWSAFTEKADQYAEKQMVARMPEGVPEAKRQELTTLFAAVRRFNELQHLAERRDPSRIVAPAAYDPATAPEMSRPPALPMLAAVTEFAATVDDEAKKRALEVPRYRQQRAALAEAAQRVWRDPAAALATIEALVVKGVEPERIARAVANDPAAYGALRGSDRVVDRLMATGRERKAAVEAVASAAASVVATGKAWQGAFDAEKAAIAADRERMSVPVPGLSPRAVSELARVTATAEKSPKDITRLVRSLDAKVRAEFAAVSNALDKRFGPNAIGRAQANVIDRVPAAQRKVFEAMQPRLKVLQNAVRADKAQDIIAERQMRALNQTKGITR; encoded by the coding sequence ATGGCGATCATGTTCGTACGGGCACAGGTGATCAGCCGGGGAGCGGGACGCAGTGTCGTCTCGGCCGCGGCCTATCGCCATCGTACGAGGATGGACGAAGAGCAGACGGGGATGAGCTTCCGGTATGAGGGCGGCAAGGCCGAGCTCGTGCATGAAGAGCTGGCGCTGCCGGATCAGACGCCGGCATGGCTCCGCACCATGATCGATGGGAGGACGATCGCCGGCGCCAGCGAGGTGTTGTGGAATGCCGTCGATACCTTTGAGAAGCGGGTGGACGCGCAGCTTGCCCGCGAGATGATCTTCGCGCTGCCGGAGGAGCTGTCGAAGGCGGAGAACATTGCCCTGGTGCGCGAATTCGTCCGCGACCATCTGACATCAAAGGGCATGGTCGCCGACTGGGTCTATCACGACAAGGACGGCAATCCGCATATCCACCTGATGACCACCTTGCGGCCTCTGACCGATGATGGTTTTGGCAACAAGAAGGTCGCGGTTCTCGGCGATGACGGCAAGCCACTGCGTGTCGTCACCCCGGATCGGCCGAAGGGCAAGATCGTCTATCGGCTGTGGGCTGGTGACAAGGACACGATGAAGGCGTGGAAAATCGGCTGGGCGGAAACGGCCAACAAGCATCTTGCGCTTGCCGGTCACGATATCCGCCTGGATGGGCGCAGCTATGCCGAGCAGGGCCTCGACGGCATCGCCCAAAGCCATCTCGGTCCGGCAAAAGCGGCCTTGGCCCGAAAGGGCAGGGAGATGTACTTCGCACCAGCCGCCCTGGCGAAGCGGCAGGAAATGGCCGACCGCCTTGCCGATGAACCCGGCCTTTTGCTGAAGCAGCTCAGCCGGGAACGTTCGACATTCGACGAGCGGGAAATCGCCAAAGCACTGCATCGCTATGTCGACGATCCGGCGGTCTTCGCCAATATCCATGCGCAACTGATGGCGTCGTCGGATCTGGTGACGCTGAAGCCGCAGCAGATTGATTCGGACACAGGAAAGGTTGCCGACGTCGCCGTGTTCACCACACGCGCCATGCTGCGCACCGAATACGATATGGCGCAGTCGGCGCGGGAGCTGTCGCGTCGATCGGGCTTCACGGTGACGTCCGAAAAAGTCGGTAACGCCATTCGCCTGGTGGAGAGCCGCGATCCGGAGAAGCCGTTCAGGCTCGACGCCGAACAGGTCGACGCCGTCCGGCACGTCACCGGCGATAGCGCTATATCCGCCGTCGTAGGGTTGGCCGGTGCGGGCAAATCCACCTTGCTCGATGCGGCGCGCATTGCCTGGGAGGCGGACGACCGTCGCGTCGTCGGAGCGGCCCTTGCCGGTAAGGCCGCCGAGGGTCTTGAAGAGAGTTCCGGGATCAAATCACGCACGCTCGCCTCATGGGAACTGGGCTGGGCGGACGGTCGGGACACGCTGCAAAAGGGCGATGTGCTGGTTATCGACGAGGCCGGCATGGTGTCGTCGGAACAGTTGGCGCGTGTCTTGAAGATTGTCGAGGACGCTGGAGCAAAAGCGGTGCTGGTCGGGGATCCGATGCAGCTCCAGCCGATCCAGGCGGGCGCGGCGTTCCGGGCGATTGTCGAGCGCATCGGCTTTGCCGAATTGACCGGTGTTCGTCGCCAGCGCGAGCAGTGGGCGCGCGGTGCCTCCCGCCTGTTCGCGCGCGGGAAGGTCGAGGAGGCGCTCGACGCTTATGCGCAACATGACCGCATCGTCCAGCTTGAAACCCGCGATGCGGTGATCGAGCGGATCGTCGAGGATTGGGGGCAGGCGCGGGCGGATTACCGGAAGAAGGCGGAATCGGAAAGCCGCGTTCTCACCGGTTCGGAACTGCTGGTTCTGGCGCAAACCAATGATGATGTCGGAAAGCTCAATCATGCGATCCGCACCGTGATGCGTCGTCAGGAAGCGCTTGGCGAAGACCGCGCGTACCAGACCGAGCGGGGCGCGCGGCAGTTCGCGATTGGCGACCGACTGATCTTCCTCGAAAACGCCCGCTTCTTTGAGAAGCGCGCCGAGCATCTCGCTGTTCAGCAAGTGAAGAACGGCATGCTCGGAACCGTCGTTCGCACGACGAACGAGCGGGGCGAGACGCTGCTCACGGTAAAGCTTGATGCGGGGCGGGAGGTAACCTTCGGCCAGGACACCTATCGCAATGTCGACCACGGCTATGCGGCCACCGTGCACAAATCTCAAGGCGCGACCGTGGACAGGACGTTGGTTCTGGCCACCGGCATGATGGATCAGCATCTCGCCTATGTTGCGATGTCGCGACATCGCGATCGGGCCGATCTCTATATGGCGCACGAGGATTTTGCGCCGCGCGAGAAATGGGGCAGGGCGCAGCGCGTCGATCACGCCGCCGGCGTCACCGGTCAACTGGTCGAAACCGGCGAAGCGAAATTCCGTCCAAACGACGAAGATGCAAAAGAGAGCCCATATGCCGACGTCAAAACCGACGACGGCGTGGTCCATCGCGTCTGGGGTGTCAGCCTTCCGAAGGCTATTGAGAAAGGCAGCGTCGAGATCGGCGACACCGTCACCTTGCGCAAGGACGGAGTTGAGCACGTCACGGTGAAGATACCGGTCGTGGATCCCGAAACCGGCAAAAAGACCTTCGAGGAGCGTGAGGTCGAACGCAATGTCTGGACCGCAGAGCGGGCCGAGACCGCGGATGTACGCCAAGAACGTCTCGCGCAGGAAAGTCATCGTCCGGAACTGTTTAAGTCATTGGTCGAGCGCCTGTCCCGCTCCGGCGCCAAGACGACGACGCTCGATTACGAATCCGAAGCGGGCTACCAGGCACAGATTGTCGACTTCGCCCGCCGCCGCAACATGGATCATGCCATCGAGCTTGCTGCCGGAATGGAGCAGGGGATGGAGCGGCGCCTGTCGTGGATTGGTGCACAACGTGATCGCGTGGCGCGGCTTTGGGAGCGCGCCAGCGTCGCACTCGGCTTTGCGATCGAGAAGGAGCGCAGCGTCTCCTACGACGATAGGGCGGTTCGGACGCAAACGGTGGATCCGGCATATGTCGGTGTATCTGGAATTGCGCCCGCGCAGATTGGGGCGGCTGCCGAACAGACGCGATATCTGCTCGCGCCACAGGCGAGTTTTATCCGCTCGCTGGACGAAGACGCGCGGATCGAGCATCTTGCCTCGGCACGGTGGAAAGAGCGAGAGGCGATCCTGCTGCCCGTGCTCGAGCGTATCTATCGCAATCCTGCCGCTGCCCTCGATCGTCTGAACGCGGAGGCGTCGGCCTTTGAAGTCGAGCCACGGCAGCTCGGTGAAAAGCTTGCTCGCAGTCCCTCGATGCTTGGGGCCATGCGTGGCAGCGACAGCCTGGTCGACGGCCAGATAGCGCGGAAGGAACGGGCTGAGGCCGTCGCCGCTGTCGCAGAGCTCGGCCCCCTGGCGCGCAGTCACGCCGAAAACTTCAAGCATGACCGGGCCAATTTTGAGAACCGTGAGCATGCGCGCCGCGCCGCCATGGCGCTTTCGGTCCCGGCACTGTCCCCGCATGCGGTGGCGCGGCTCAATGAAGTCGAGGCGGTTCGCGAGAAGGGCGGCGAAGGCGCCTACAAGACGGCCTTTGCCTATGCAGCGTCAGAGCGCTCGCTGGTGCAGGAGATGAAGGCCCTCGGCGAAGCGCTGACCGCCCGCTTCGGCTGGAGCGCCTTTACCGAAAAGGCCGACCAGTATGCCGAAAAGCAGATGGTCGCGCGCATGCCTGAGGGAGTGCCAGAGGCAAAACGGCAAGAGCTGACGACGTTGTTTGCGGCCGTGCGCCGCTTCAACGAACTGCAGCATCTGGCCGAGAGGCGCGATCCGTCGCGGATCGTGGCGCCAGCGGCCTACGATCCGGCCACGGCTCCAGAGATGTCCAGGCCACCCGCGTTGCCGATGCTCGCGGCGGTCACCGAGTTCGCGGCAACTGTCGATGATGAAGCCAAAAAGCGTGCGCTGGAGGTTCCCCGCTATAGGCAACAGCGCGCAGCACTTGCTGAGGCCGCGCAGCGCGTCTGGCGCGATCCTGCGGCGGCCCTTGCGACGATTGAGGCTCTGGTCGTCAAGGGCGTCGAGCCCGAGCGCATCGCGCGTGCCGTCGCGAACGACCCCGCGGCTTATGGCGCACTGCGCGGTTCCGACCGCGTTGTGGATCGGCTCATGGCCACCGGGCGGGAACGCAAGGCTGCGGTCGAAGCCGTGGCGAGCGCAGCCGCCAGCGTCGTTGCAACGGGCAAGGCCTGGCAGGGCGCGTTCGACGCCGAGAAGGCGGCCATTGCCGCAGATCGGGAGCGAATGAGCGTACCGGTGCCCGGACTGTCACCACGGGCGGTATCCGAGCTGGCCCGCGTGACGGCCACAGCCGAGAAGTCTCCCAAGGACATAACCCGGCTCGTCCGTTCTCTGGATGCAAAGGTGAGAGCGGAGTTCGCAGCCGTCAGCAATGCGCTCGACAAGAGGTTCGGGCCGAACGCGATTGGACGTGCGCAGGCAAACGTCATCGATCGGGTGCCGGCGGCGCAGCGCAAGGTCTTCGAGGCCATGCAGCCCCGCCTCAAGGTGCTGCAGAATGCCGTTCGCGCCGACAAGGCCCAGGACATCATCGCCGAGCGCCAGATGCGGGCACTCAACCAGACCAAAGGCATCACGAGATAG